A single genomic interval of Streptomyces sp. BA2 harbors:
- a CDS encoding rhamnogalacturonan lyase: MREIPHSDRRRRRRRARGRVIVTAVVAGALAAGGLIALSSASSAATTRQAEALDRGVVSVHTGAGNLVSWRWLGTDDDDVAFNVYRGGTKVNSSPVTGSTNYFHAGAPNSADYTVRAVVDGTEQGDSVHAVQFRAGYKDVPITPPAGGTTPDGVAYTYEANDASVGDLDGDGALDFVLKWQPTNAKDNSQSGYTGNTVIDGIKLDGTRLWRIDLGRNIRSGAHYTQFQVYDYDGDGRAEVATKTADGTKDGAGKVIGSASADHRNSGGYVLAGPEYLTMFDGRSGAALDSVGYVPARGNVAGWGDSYGNRVDRFLAGTAYLDGSRPSLIMARGYYTRSVIAAWDWRNGAFTRRWTFDTNSSTNTGKGYDGQGNHSLSVADVDDDGKDEIVYGAMTVDDNGSGLWTTKLGHGDAGHVGDLDPSRAGLEYFKVSEDSSKPGSWMADARTGQRLWTTASGSDNGRGASADIYAGSAGAESWSAADNTLRSPAGASVGREPSSINFVNWWDGDTTRELLDGTRIDKYGTGGETRLLTGASVASNNGTKATPALSGDILGDWREEVVWRTADNKALRIYSTPHETKRKITTLLHDLQYRTALAWQNTAYNQPPHPSFFIGSGMAKAPRPVVSTP, encoded by the coding sequence ATGCGCGAGATTCCGCACAGCGACCGCCGCCGAAGAAGGCGCCGGGCCCGCGGCCGGGTCATCGTCACCGCCGTCGTCGCGGGCGCGCTCGCCGCGGGAGGCCTCATCGCCCTGTCGTCGGCCTCGTCCGCGGCCACCACCCGGCAGGCCGAGGCGCTCGACCGGGGCGTGGTCAGCGTGCACACCGGCGCCGGGAACCTGGTCAGCTGGCGCTGGCTCGGCACCGATGACGACGACGTGGCCTTCAACGTCTACCGAGGAGGTACGAAGGTCAACTCATCGCCCGTCACCGGCTCGACGAACTACTTCCACGCGGGCGCCCCGAACAGCGCCGACTACACCGTGCGCGCGGTGGTCGACGGCACCGAGCAGGGCGACTCCGTGCACGCGGTGCAGTTCCGCGCCGGGTACAAGGACGTGCCGATCACGCCGCCCGCCGGGGGCACGACTCCGGACGGCGTGGCGTACACGTACGAAGCCAACGACGCGTCCGTGGGCGACCTCGACGGGGACGGCGCCCTGGACTTCGTACTGAAGTGGCAGCCCACCAACGCCAAGGACAACTCCCAGTCCGGCTACACCGGCAACACGGTCATCGACGGCATCAAGCTCGACGGCACCCGGCTCTGGCGTATCGACCTGGGCAGGAACATCCGCTCGGGCGCGCACTACACGCAGTTCCAGGTGTACGACTACGACGGCGACGGCAGGGCCGAGGTCGCCACGAAGACGGCGGACGGCACGAAGGACGGCGCGGGCAAGGTGATCGGCAGCGCGTCCGCCGACCACCGCAACTCCGGCGGCTATGTCCTTGCCGGACCCGAGTATCTGACCATGTTCGACGGCCGCTCCGGCGCCGCGCTCGACTCGGTCGGCTACGTCCCCGCGCGCGGCAACGTCGCGGGCTGGGGGGACAGTTACGGCAACCGCGTGGACCGCTTCCTCGCCGGTACCGCCTACCTCGACGGCAGCAGGCCGTCGCTGATCATGGCGCGCGGCTACTACACGCGGTCCGTCATCGCCGCCTGGGACTGGCGGAACGGGGCCTTCACCCGGCGCTGGACCTTCGACACCAACTCCTCGACGAACACCGGCAAGGGGTACGACGGTCAGGGCAACCACAGCCTTTCGGTCGCGGACGTCGACGACGACGGCAAGGACGAGATCGTCTACGGCGCGATGACCGTCGACGACAACGGCAGCGGCCTGTGGACGACCAAGCTCGGGCACGGCGACGCCGGGCACGTCGGCGACCTCGATCCGTCACGCGCGGGCCTGGAGTACTTCAAGGTGTCCGAGGACAGCTCAAAGCCGGGGTCCTGGATGGCCGACGCCCGCACCGGGCAGCGTCTGTGGACCACGGCTTCGGGTTCCGACAACGGCCGTGGCGCGTCCGCCGACATCTACGCCGGTTCGGCGGGCGCCGAGTCCTGGTCCGCGGCCGACAACACCCTGCGCTCGCCTGCCGGGGCGTCGGTCGGCCGCGAACCGTCGAGCATCAACTTCGTGAACTGGTGGGACGGCGACACCACCCGCGAACTTCTCGACGGCACCCGGATCGACAAGTACGGCACGGGCGGCGAGACCCGGCTCCTGACGGGGGCCTCCGTCGCGTCAAACAACGGCACGAAGGCGACCCCAGCGCTCTCGGGCGACATCCTCGGCGACTGGCGCGAGGAGGTCGTGTGGCGCACCGCGGACAACAAGGCACTGCGGATCTACTCCACCCCGCACGAGACGAAGAGGAAGATCACCACGCTGCTCCACGACCTTCAGTACCGCACGGCGCTGGCCTGGCAAAATACGGCGTACAACCAGCCCCCGCACCCGAGCTTCTTCATCGGCTCCGGCATGGCGAAGGCACCACGTCCGGTGGTGTCCACTCCCTGA
- a CDS encoding alginate lyase family protein, with product MGQDNRHRLSRRGMLQLSGGLAIAGAAAGAATITLTDEKADAAPAAFAHPGMLHSAGDLNRAKVKVAAGAAPWTAGWQKLTANALAAATWKPSPRAVIIRGGEGQNYPTLYRDIHAAYQNALRWRISGSTAHGDTARDILNAWSATLTQVTGNADRFLAAGIYGYQFANAAELMRDYAGFDLDRFKSMLLKVFYPLNDDFLKNHNGACITNYWANWDLCTMASVMAIGILCDDKAKYDRAVDYFKNGAGNGSIKKAVPFVYDGEGLAQWQESGRDQGHTVMGMGLMGAICEMAWNQGDDLYGYDGNRFMKAAQYVAKYNLGQDVPFTKYTWGTGTNCAYREQTVISEAGRGQARPVWDLLHFHYARRRRLSVPYITALAEKVRPEGGGGDYGPNSGGFDQLGFGTLLYAK from the coding sequence ATGGGTCAGGACAACAGGCATCGGCTCAGCCGCCGCGGCATGCTCCAGCTCTCCGGCGGCCTCGCCATCGCGGGAGCCGCCGCCGGCGCCGCCACGATCACCCTCACCGACGAGAAGGCGGACGCCGCCCCCGCGGCCTTCGCCCACCCCGGCATGCTGCACAGCGCGGGCGACCTCAACCGCGCCAAGGTGAAGGTCGCCGCGGGCGCCGCGCCCTGGACGGCGGGCTGGCAGAAGCTGACGGCCAACGCGCTCGCCGCCGCCACCTGGAAGCCAAGCCCCCGAGCCGTGATCATCCGCGGCGGTGAAGGCCAGAACTACCCCACCCTCTACCGCGACATCCACGCCGCGTACCAGAACGCCCTGCGCTGGCGGATCAGCGGATCGACCGCGCACGGCGACACCGCGCGCGACATACTCAACGCCTGGTCGGCCACGCTCACCCAGGTGACCGGCAACGCCGACCGGTTCCTGGCCGCCGGGATCTACGGCTACCAGTTCGCCAACGCGGCCGAACTCATGCGTGACTACGCCGGGTTCGACCTCGACCGTTTCAAGTCGATGCTCCTGAAGGTCTTCTACCCCCTCAACGACGACTTCCTGAAGAACCACAACGGCGCCTGCATCACCAACTACTGGGCCAACTGGGACCTGTGCACCATGGCATCGGTCATGGCCATCGGAATCCTCTGCGACGACAAGGCCAAGTACGACCGCGCGGTGGACTACTTCAAGAACGGCGCGGGCAACGGCTCCATCAAGAAGGCCGTCCCCTTCGTGTACGACGGCGAAGGCCTCGCCCAGTGGCAGGAGTCGGGCCGCGACCAGGGCCACACCGTGATGGGCATGGGCCTGATGGGAGCCATCTGCGAGATGGCCTGGAACCAGGGCGACGACCTGTACGGCTATGACGGCAACCGGTTCATGAAGGCCGCCCAGTACGTCGCCAAGTACAACCTGGGCCAGGACGTGCCGTTCACCAAGTACACCTGGGGGACGGGCACCAACTGCGCCTACCGCGAGCAGACCGTCATCTCCGAAGCGGGCCGCGGCCAGGCCCGCCCGGTCTGGGACCTGCTCCACTTCCACTACGCGCGCCGCCGCCGGCTGTCCGTGCCGTACATCACCGCCCTCGCGGAGAAGGTGCGTCCGGAGGGCGGCGGCGGTGACTACGGCCCGAACAGCGGCGGCTTCGACCAACTGGGCTTCGGGACGCTGCTGTACGCGAAGTAG
- a CDS encoding LacI family DNA-binding transcriptional regulator, with product MVTLAEVAHHAGVSASTVSYVLSGKRSISASTKDRVERSIRELGYHPNAGARALASSRSNIIALMVPLRTDMYVPVMMEIAIAVATTARTHGYDVLLLTGEEGPEAVRRIEGSALADAMILMDVELHDERLPLIRETGRPAVLIGLPADPTGLTCVDLDFVATGAQCVEHLSGLGHREIAVIGEAPAVYERHTGFAERTLDGLRTRAGQLGVRVLHRPCEGTYDALAATLARIFDERPGTTGFVVQNESAVEPLLSLLRQQGRAIPEDVSVIAICPDQVATQASVRLTSVAIPAQEMGRQAVERVVAKLRGQGGDEVALLTPELTVRASSGPGPAKG from the coding sequence ATGGTCACCCTCGCCGAGGTAGCCCACCACGCCGGAGTCTCGGCCAGCACGGTGAGCTACGTACTCAGCGGCAAGAGGTCCATCTCCGCCTCCACCAAGGACCGCGTCGAACGGTCCATCCGGGAGCTCGGCTACCACCCGAACGCCGGTGCCCGCGCCCTGGCGAGCAGCCGTTCCAACATCATCGCGCTGATGGTGCCGCTGCGCACCGACATGTACGTGCCGGTGATGATGGAGATAGCCATCGCCGTCGCCACCACCGCACGCACTCACGGGTACGACGTGCTGCTCCTGACCGGCGAGGAGGGCCCCGAGGCGGTCCGCCGCATCGAGGGCAGCGCGCTCGCCGACGCGATGATCCTGATGGACGTGGAGCTGCACGACGAGCGGCTTCCGCTGATCCGCGAGACCGGCCGGCCCGCCGTCCTCATCGGCCTCCCCGCCGACCCCACGGGCCTGACCTGCGTCGACCTCGACTTCGTGGCGACCGGCGCCCAGTGCGTCGAGCACCTCTCCGGGCTCGGCCACAGGGAGATCGCCGTGATCGGCGAGGCGCCCGCCGTGTACGAGCGGCACACCGGGTTCGCGGAGCGCACCCTGGACGGGCTGCGCACACGGGCCGGGCAGCTCGGCGTGCGGGTGCTGCACCGACCCTGCGAGGGGACGTACGACGCGCTCGCCGCGACCCTGGCCCGGATCTTCGACGAACGCCCCGGCACCACGGGGTTCGTCGTGCAGAACGAGTCGGCCGTGGAGCCGCTCCTGAGCCTCCTGCGCCAGCAGGGCCGCGCCATACCGGAAGACGTCTCCGTCATCGCCATCTGCCCCGACCAGGTGGCCACCCAGGCCTCGGTGCGGCTCACCTCCGTCGCCATCCCCGCACAGGAGATGGGGCGGCAGGCCGTGGAGCGCGTCGTCGCCAAGCTGCGAGGCCAGGGCGGGGACGAAGTGGCCCTGCTCACACCGGAGTTGACGGTGCGGGCCAGCTCGGGCCCCGGGCCCGCGAAGGGCTGA
- a CDS encoding WD40/YVTN/BNR-like repeat-containing protein → MTRGGKLLGALGLIPGLLLVAAPSSGADDAKEKARAAYTWKNVRIDGGGFVPGIVFNRAEKNLAYARTDIGGAYRWQESSQSWTPLLDSVGWGDWGHTGVVSIASDTVEPDKVYAAVGTYTNDWDPGKGAVMRSADRGETWKKADLPFKLGGNMPGRGMGERLAVDPHDNRVLYLGAPSGHGLWRSTDSGATWSKVTAFPNPGNYQQDPGDSTGYASDNQGIAWVTFDESTGTSGKRTKTVYVGVADKANAVYRSTDAGATWSRLAGQPTGHLAHKGVLDAENGYLYLAYSDKGGPYDGTKGQVWRYATRTGEWKNISPATDADTYYGYSGLSIDRQRPGTVMVTGYSSWYPDTQIFRSTDSGGSWTGAWSYAAYPERTNRYTMDISSVPWLSWGANPTPPEQSPKLGWMTEALEIDPFDSDRMMYGTGATVYGTRNLQQWDSGGKFTVTPMVKGLEETAVNDLAAPASGAPLLSALGDIGGFRHTDVTQVPPLMYTEPNFTTTTSIDHAESDPDTVVRVGQLDSGPRIAFSGDNGANWSAGKEPSGVSGGGTVAASADGSRFVWSPDGTGVHTSGDRGASWTASSGIPQGAVVESDRADPKTFYGFKSGTFYVSTDGGATFTAKASTGLPAEGAVRFKALPGSKGDIWLAGGKAGGTYGLWHSTDSGASFTRVQGVEEADTIGFGKAAPGSDHQTLYTSARIDGVRGIFRSTDAGESWVRINDDAHQWGWTGAAITGDPRIYGRVYVSTNGRGIVYGDNSGR, encoded by the coding sequence ATGACGCGCGGCGGGAAACTGCTCGGCGCCCTCGGCCTGATCCCGGGGCTGCTGCTCGTGGCCGCCCCTTCCTCCGGGGCCGACGACGCCAAGGAGAAGGCAAGGGCCGCGTACACCTGGAAGAACGTCCGCATCGACGGCGGCGGCTTCGTCCCCGGCATCGTCTTCAACCGGGCCGAGAAGAACCTCGCGTACGCACGCACCGACATCGGCGGCGCCTACCGCTGGCAGGAGTCGTCCCAGTCCTGGACCCCGCTGCTCGACTCGGTGGGCTGGGGCGACTGGGGCCACACCGGGGTCGTCAGCATCGCGTCCGACACCGTCGAACCGGACAAGGTGTACGCCGCCGTGGGCACGTACACCAACGACTGGGACCCGGGAAAGGGCGCCGTCATGCGCTCGGCCGACCGGGGCGAGACCTGGAAGAAGGCGGACCTTCCCTTCAAGCTCGGCGGCAACATGCCGGGCCGCGGCATGGGCGAACGCCTCGCCGTCGACCCGCACGACAACCGCGTGCTCTACCTCGGGGCGCCCAGCGGCCACGGCCTGTGGCGCTCCACCGACTCCGGAGCCACCTGGTCGAAGGTGACAGCGTTCCCCAACCCCGGCAACTACCAGCAGGACCCCGGTGATTCGACCGGCTACGCCTCCGACAACCAGGGCATCGCCTGGGTCACGTTCGACGAGTCGACCGGCACCTCGGGCAAGCGCACCAAGACCGTCTACGTCGGCGTCGCCGACAAGGCCAACGCCGTCTACCGCTCGACGGACGCGGGCGCCACCTGGTCCCGCCTCGCGGGCCAGCCCACCGGCCACCTCGCCCACAAGGGCGTGCTCGACGCGGAGAACGGCTATCTCTACCTCGCCTACAGCGACAAGGGCGGCCCCTACGACGGCACCAAGGGCCAGGTGTGGCGGTACGCGACCCGCACCGGCGAGTGGAAGAACATCAGCCCCGCCACCGACGCCGACACGTACTACGGCTACAGCGGACTGAGCATCGACCGGCAACGTCCGGGCACCGTCATGGTCACCGGCTACAGCTCCTGGTACCCGGACACCCAGATCTTCCGCTCCACCGACAGCGGCGGAAGCTGGACCGGAGCCTGGAGCTACGCCGCCTATCCCGAGCGCACCAACCGCTACACCATGGACATCTCGTCCGTGCCCTGGCTGTCGTGGGGCGCGAACCCGACGCCGCCCGAACAGAGCCCGAAGCTGGGCTGGATGACCGAGGCCCTGGAGATCGACCCCTTCGACTCCGACCGGATGATGTATGGCACCGGGGCCACCGTCTACGGCACCAGAAACCTCCAACAGTGGGACAGCGGCGGCAAGTTCACCGTCACCCCGATGGTGAAGGGCCTTGAGGAGACCGCCGTCAACGACCTCGCCGCACCGGCATCCGGAGCGCCGCTGCTCAGCGCGCTCGGCGACATCGGCGGCTTCCGGCACACGGATGTCACCCAGGTGCCGCCCCTGATGTACACCGAGCCCAACTTCACCACCACGACCAGCATCGACCACGCCGAGTCCGATCCGGACACGGTGGTGCGCGTCGGCCAGCTCGACAGCGGGCCACGTATCGCCTTCTCCGGTGACAACGGCGCCAACTGGTCGGCAGGAAAGGAGCCTTCGGGAGTCTCTGGCGGCGGCACGGTCGCCGCGTCCGCCGACGGCAGCCGCTTCGTGTGGAGCCCCGACGGCACGGGCGTGCACACCAGCGGTGACCGTGGCGCGTCGTGGACGGCGTCCTCCGGCATCCCGCAGGGCGCCGTCGTCGAGTCCGACCGGGCCGACCCGAAGACGTTCTACGGCTTCAAGTCCGGGACGTTCTACGTCAGTACGGACGGCGGGGCGACCTTCACCGCGAAGGCTTCCACCGGACTTCCGGCCGAGGGCGCGGTGCGCTTCAAGGCACTACCGGGCTCCAAGGGCGACATCTGGCTCGCGGGCGGCAAGGCCGGTGGGACGTACGGCCTGTGGCACTCGACGGACTCCGGCGCGAGCTTCACCCGCGTCCAGGGCGTCGAGGAGGCCGACACGATCGGCTTCGGCAAGGCCGCGCCGGGCTCCGACCACCAGACGCTCTACACCAGCGCCAGGATCGACGGGGTGCGCGGCATCTTCCGCTCCACCGACGCCGGCGAGAGCTGGGTGCGCATCAACGACGACGCCCACCAGTGGGGCTGGACCGGAGCGGCCATCACCGGTGATCCACGGATCTACGGGCGGGTGTACGTGTCGACGAACGGCCGTGGCATCGTTTACGGGGACAACTCCGGCCGGTAG
- a CDS encoding glycoside hydrolase family 5 protein: protein MPKESLMRHPPRLLRTLAVLAGAVLTATGLVMPSALSTAGAAPSAAAPPPALKADGNRLVDAEGTAHRLLGVNRSGGEYACVQGWGFFDGPVDDASVKAIADWKANTVRIPLNEECWLGTDNIDPRWAGGNYRAAIGDLVQRVQDHGMTPIVELHWSHGQYTGNSSACPDVHASCQKPMPNARYTPAFWTSVANTFKDDPAVAFDLFNEPYPDRATPTTDQAWACWRDGGTCPGIGYEVAGMQDLLDAVRGTGAKNLVLASGIAYANDLSGWLKHAPTDPAGNLAAAWHVYNFNSCANAGCWDATLAPVAAKVPLVAGEIGENTCSHGFIDTVMKWLDEHQASYLGWTWNTWNCSSGPALISSYDGTPTPFGIGLRDHLRALDT, encoded by the coding sequence ATGCCCAAGGAGTCGCTCATGCGCCATCCCCCGCGTCTGCTCCGCACGCTGGCCGTGCTGGCCGGCGCCGTCCTCACCGCCACCGGACTCGTGATGCCCTCCGCCCTGTCGACGGCGGGCGCCGCTCCGTCCGCTGCGGCACCTCCCCCTGCCCTCAAGGCCGACGGCAACCGGCTCGTCGACGCCGAAGGCACCGCGCACCGGCTGCTCGGCGTCAACCGCTCCGGCGGCGAGTACGCCTGTGTCCAGGGCTGGGGCTTCTTCGACGGCCCCGTCGACGACGCCTCCGTCAAGGCCATCGCGGACTGGAAGGCCAACACCGTACGCATCCCGCTCAACGAGGAGTGCTGGCTGGGCACCGACAACATCGACCCGCGCTGGGCGGGCGGGAACTACCGCGCGGCCATCGGCGATCTCGTCCAGCGCGTCCAGGACCACGGCATGACACCGATCGTCGAACTCCACTGGTCGCACGGCCAGTACACCGGCAACTCGTCGGCCTGCCCGGACGTGCACGCCAGCTGCCAGAAGCCGATGCCGAACGCCCGGTACACCCCGGCGTTCTGGACGTCGGTCGCGAACACCTTCAAGGACGATCCGGCCGTCGCCTTCGACCTCTTCAACGAGCCCTATCCGGACCGCGCCACCCCCACGACCGACCAGGCCTGGGCCTGCTGGCGCGACGGCGGCACCTGCCCCGGCATCGGCTACGAGGTCGCCGGCATGCAGGACCTGCTCGACGCGGTCCGCGGCACAGGCGCGAAGAATCTCGTGCTCGCGTCCGGCATCGCGTACGCGAACGATCTGAGCGGCTGGCTGAAGCACGCGCCCACGGACCCGGCGGGCAATCTCGCCGCGGCCTGGCACGTCTACAACTTCAACTCCTGTGCCAACGCCGGCTGTTGGGACGCCACGCTGGCGCCGGTGGCCGCGAAGGTGCCGCTCGTGGCGGGCGAGATCGGCGAGAACACCTGCTCGCACGGCTTCATCGACACCGTCATGAAGTGGCTCGACGAGCACCAGGCGTCCTACCTCGGCTGGACCTGGAACACCTGGAACTGCTCATCGGGCCCCGCGCTGATCAGCTCCTACGACGGCACGCCCACCCCGTTCGGCATCGGGCTCCGCGACCATCTGCGCGCGCTCGACACCTGA
- a CDS encoding glycoside hydrolase family 6 protein, translating into MSRTPSRHRRSRTLFLAGLATVLATTGGTALAVGDSGSSTTRAAARVDNPYAGAKPYVNPEWSAKAKAEPGGGAIANQPTGVWLDRIAAIEGAGSAMGLRDHLDAALQQGAGVIQLVIYNLPGRDCAALASNGELGPTEIDRYKSEYIDPIAKILAESKYASLRIVTTVEIDSLPNLVTNTGGRPTATPECDVMKANGNYVKGVGYALNKLGAVPNVYNYVDAGHHGWIGWDDNFAASAQVMHQAATAEGSTVDKVHGFITNTANYSALKENNFKIGDTVNGRSVRESKWVDWNRSVDELSFAQSFRNQLVSTGFRSDIGMLIDTSRNGWGGAARPAGPGPTTDVNTYVEGGRYDRRIHIGNWCNQSGAGLGERPKTAPEAGIDAYVWMKPPGESDGSSKEIPNDEGKGFDRMCDPTYQGNPRNGHNPSGALPDAPISGKWFSAQFQELLKNAHPTL; encoded by the coding sequence ATGAGCCGCACCCCCTCCAGGCACCGCAGATCCCGCACCCTCTTCCTGGCCGGGCTCGCCACCGTCCTCGCCACCACCGGCGGCACCGCGCTCGCCGTCGGCGACAGCGGAAGCAGCACGACCCGCGCCGCCGCCCGCGTCGACAATCCGTACGCGGGCGCCAAGCCCTATGTGAACCCCGAGTGGTCCGCGAAGGCCAAGGCCGAACCGGGCGGCGGCGCCATCGCCAACCAGCCCACCGGCGTCTGGCTCGACCGGATCGCCGCGATCGAGGGCGCGGGCTCCGCGATGGGCCTGCGCGACCACCTCGACGCCGCGCTCCAACAGGGCGCCGGTGTCATCCAGTTGGTCATCTACAACCTGCCGGGCCGGGACTGTGCCGCCCTCGCCTCCAACGGGGAGCTCGGCCCCACCGAGATCGACCGCTACAAGAGCGAGTACATCGACCCGATCGCGAAGATCCTCGCCGAATCCAAGTACGCCAGCCTGCGCATCGTCACGACCGTCGAGATCGACTCGCTGCCGAACCTCGTCACCAACACCGGCGGCCGCCCCACCGCGACGCCCGAGTGCGACGTGATGAAGGCCAACGGCAACTACGTGAAGGGCGTCGGCTACGCCCTGAACAAGCTCGGCGCCGTGCCGAACGTCTACAACTACGTGGACGCGGGCCACCACGGGTGGATCGGCTGGGACGACAACTTCGCCGCCTCCGCCCAGGTCATGCACCAGGCGGCGACCGCCGAGGGCAGCACCGTCGACAAGGTGCACGGCTTCATCACCAACACGGCCAACTACAGCGCCCTGAAGGAGAACAACTTCAAGATCGGCGACACCGTCAACGGCCGGTCGGTCCGCGAGTCCAAGTGGGTCGACTGGAACCGCTCCGTCGACGAGCTCTCCTTCGCCCAGTCGTTCCGCAACCAGCTGGTCTCCACCGGCTTCCGGTCCGACATAGGCATGCTCATCGACACCTCGCGCAACGGCTGGGGCGGCGCCGCCCGGCCCGCGGGCCCCGGTCCCACGACGGACGTCAACACCTACGTCGAAGGCGGCCGTTACGACCGGCGCATCCACATCGGCAACTGGTGCAACCAGTCGGGCGCGGGCCTCGGCGAACGGCCGAAGACCGCCCCGGAGGCCGGCATCGACGCCTACGTGTGGATGAAGCCGCCGGGCGAGTCCGACGGGTCGAGCAAGGAGATCCCGAACGACGAGGGCAAGGGCTTCGACCGCATGTGTGACCCGACCTACCAGGGCAACCCGCGCAACGGCCACAACCCGTCCGGCGCGCTCCCCGACGCGCCGATCTCCGGGAAGTGGTTCTCGGCGCAGTTCCAGGAGCTCCTGAAGAACGCCCACCCCACCCTGTAA
- a CDS encoding arabinan endo-1,5-alpha-L-arabinosidase, producing MSRTPTAFRRRALVALPAAALLALIPSSASAYPNPGRVTGDIVVHDPTLARTSSGKYLLYSTGDGLQLRTSTDRIAFGRSGSAFPTRPSWWNNYNSTGDVWAPDISYHGGKYLMYYSVSSFGSNKSAIGLATSTTGEPGSWTDRGSVYTSTTSSDYNAIDPNLFVDDDGKWWLSFGSWWTGIKMIRVDPSTGKQYAGDTARRSLASRPTGTKAVEAPYIVKRGGYYYLFASYDTCCAGTSSTYKIKVGRSSSVTGPYVDKNGVSMMNNGGTAVQETHGRYIGPGGQSVMKDTDGDLLVYHYYDGQDNGTPKLGVNLLNWSSGWPVAY from the coding sequence GTGAGCCGCACCCCCACCGCCTTCCGACGAAGAGCCCTCGTCGCTCTGCCCGCCGCCGCCCTGCTCGCCCTCATCCCGAGCAGCGCCTCCGCCTACCCCAACCCCGGCCGTGTCACCGGCGACATCGTCGTGCACGACCCGACCCTGGCCCGCACCTCGTCCGGCAAGTACCTGCTCTACTCGACCGGCGACGGCCTGCAACTGCGCACCTCCACCGACCGGATCGCCTTCGGCCGCAGCGGCTCCGCCTTCCCCACGCGGCCGAGCTGGTGGAACAACTACAACTCCACCGGGGACGTCTGGGCACCGGACATCTCGTACCACGGCGGCAAGTACCTGATGTACTACTCCGTCTCGTCGTTCGGCTCGAACAAGTCAGCCATCGGCCTGGCGACCTCCACCACGGGCGAGCCGGGCTCCTGGACCGACCGCGGCTCCGTCTACACCTCGACCACGTCCAGCGACTACAACGCCATCGACCCGAACCTCTTCGTCGACGACGACGGCAAGTGGTGGCTGTCCTTCGGCTCCTGGTGGACGGGGATCAAGATGATCAGGGTCGACCCCTCCACGGGCAAGCAGTACGCGGGCGACACGGCCCGCCGCTCGCTGGCCTCGCGCCCCACCGGCACCAAGGCCGTCGAAGCGCCCTACATCGTCAAACGGGGCGGCTACTACTACCTCTTCGCCTCGTACGACACGTGCTGCGCGGGCACCAGCTCCACGTACAAGATCAAAGTGGGCCGCTCCTCCAGCGTCACCGGGCCGTACGTCGACAAGAACGGCGTCAGCATGATGAACAACGGAGGCACGGCGGTCCAGGAGACCCACGGCCGCTACATCGGCCCCGGCGGTCAGTCGGTCATGAAGGACACCGACGGCGACCTGCTCGTCTACCACTACTACGACGGCCAGGACAACGGCACCCCGAAGCTCGGCGTCAACCTCCTGAACTGGAGCTCGGGATGGCCCGTCGCCTACTGA